The Sphingobium aromaticiconvertens genome has a segment encoding these proteins:
- a CDS encoding FliM/FliN family flagellar motor C-terminal domain-containing protein: protein MDDTPPSEAMAQPGPAEPPPFADGSFAVPLTLELERTHIPFARLQAVREGAVLPLADESGRLAVRVLAGERLIATGSLVAIGEGYGVLIDTIHKEG, encoded by the coding sequence ATGGACGATACCCCACCTTCCGAAGCCATGGCACAGCCCGGCCCGGCCGAACCGCCGCCCTTTGCCGATGGTAGTTTCGCCGTGCCGCTGACCCTGGAACTGGAGCGTACCCACATCCCCTTCGCCCGGTTGCAGGCGGTGCGCGAAGGTGCGGTGCTGCCGCTGGCCGACGAAAGCGGACGGCTGGCGGTGCGCGTGCTGGCGGGGGAGCGCCTGATCGCCACCGGATCGCTGGTCGCGATCGGCGAAGGCTATGGCGTGCTGATCGACACCATCCACAAGGAGGGCTGA
- a CDS encoding FliI/YscN family ATPase: MPVDVKLEALFDTLEAGPAFEQRGRVKAAIGTSIRVSGITARIGETCELMSPAGRSSLLAEVVGLVGNEAILAPLGDLRGLSGETDVLVRIGHDRVPVAQALLGRVLDARLQPLDGLPPVAARATQPLYAAAPTPMERQRISRQVETGVRAIDGLLPLGRGQRIGVFAAAGGGKSTLLGTLARQAQADAIVIALIGERGREVREFVEDNLGAEGLARSVVIVSTSDRPALERARAAHAATAVAEGFRAEGQHVLLLMDSVTRFARALREIGLAAGEPPVRRGFPPSVFAELPRLFERAGTDAQGAITGIYTVLLEDEEDDPVGEEVRSLLDGHVILSRKLAAKGHYPAIDILSSQSRLMGQLAETGQQRAAIAMRAMLAKLDDIELLLQVGDYKPGQDALADRAIARRVEIDAFLRQSTREHSGLLTTHSLLRGFES; encoded by the coding sequence ATGCCGGTTGACGTCAAGCTGGAGGCGTTGTTCGACACGCTGGAGGCAGGCCCTGCGTTCGAGCAGCGCGGTCGTGTCAAGGCTGCGATCGGCACCTCGATCCGGGTCAGCGGCATCACTGCGCGGATCGGCGAGACCTGCGAATTGATGAGTCCGGCGGGTCGCTCCTCGCTGCTGGCCGAGGTCGTCGGCCTTGTGGGAAATGAAGCCATATTGGCGCCGCTCGGTGATCTGCGCGGCCTGTCGGGTGAGACCGATGTGCTGGTGCGTATCGGCCATGACCGCGTGCCGGTGGCGCAGGCGCTGCTCGGCCGGGTGCTCGACGCGCGCCTTCAACCGCTCGACGGCCTGCCGCCGGTTGCCGCCCGCGCGACCCAACCGCTCTATGCCGCAGCGCCCACCCCGATGGAGCGGCAGCGGATCAGTCGGCAAGTAGAAACCGGCGTTCGCGCGATCGACGGGCTGCTGCCGCTTGGCCGGGGCCAGCGGATCGGCGTCTTCGCGGCGGCGGGCGGGGGCAAGAGCACTTTGCTTGGCACGCTCGCGCGGCAGGCGCAGGCCGACGCGATCGTGATCGCCCTGATCGGTGAACGCGGGCGCGAAGTGCGCGAATTTGTCGAGGACAATCTCGGCGCCGAAGGGCTGGCTCGTTCGGTGGTCATCGTTTCGACCTCCGATCGGCCTGCGCTGGAACGTGCGCGCGCCGCCCATGCCGCTACGGCGGTCGCGGAAGGTTTCCGCGCGGAAGGGCAGCATGTTCTCCTTCTGATGGATTCGGTCACGCGCTTCGCCCGCGCCTTGCGCGAAATCGGCCTTGCGGCCGGGGAGCCGCCGGTCCGGCGCGGCTTCCCACCCTCCGTATTCGCCGAACTGCCGCGCCTGTTCGAGCGCGCGGGCACCGACGCACAGGGCGCGATCACCGGCATCTATACAGTGCTGCTGGAGGATGAAGAAGACGACCCGGTGGGTGAGGAGGTGCGCTCCCTGCTCGACGGCCATGTCATCCTGTCGCGCAAGCTCGCGGCCAAGGGCCATTATCCCGCGATCGACATATTATCGAGCCAGAGCCGCCTCATGGGCCAGTTGGCGGAAACGGGGCAACAGCGCGCCGCCATCGCCATGCGCGCGATGCTGGCCAAGCTCGACGACATCGAACTGCTTCTTCAGGTCGGCGACTATAAGCCGGGGCAGGACGCGCTGGCCGACCGCGCCATCGCCCGACGCGTCGAAATCGATGCCTTCCTGCGCCAATCGACCCGCGAGCATAGCGGACTTCTCACCACCCACAGCCTTCTCCGGGGATTTGAGTCATGA
- a CDS encoding EscU/YscU/HrcU family type III secretion system export apparatus switch protein, translating into MAEKNSGGDKTEKPTRKRLRDARQKGDVARSKDVAPALGMILWVILLTFATGFAGSSILTLMTDSLTLATTTPFAHAAPQLGWAALSALLAICLLVLGPAALAGVATEFLQIGVIVTTHKMKPSLDKLNPMDGLKRMFSLDNLVELLKTIIKAVLVIAIAIFILWASADDFASIVQAAAWSPMTGNGPQVAGAVLGLTRSLTLQMFGWTCGVFLLVAIADRAWVQHGFIKKLRMSRRDIKQEHKDNEGDPMMRAQRRQMHEEWANQNAIGAAGKANVLLVNPTHLAIALDFDPDDCPVPMVAAKGEGPLAAAMRAEAEREGVPIVRNIGLARNLWVNGEVNGPIPRDMFDAIAEIILWARRSRDGLEPAQREDMP; encoded by the coding sequence ATGGCCGAAAAGAACAGCGGCGGCGACAAGACGGAAAAGCCGACCCGAAAGCGGTTGCGCGACGCGCGCCAAAAGGGCGATGTCGCCAGATCGAAGGATGTAGCGCCCGCGCTGGGCATGATCCTGTGGGTTATATTGCTGACCTTCGCCACCGGCTTTGCGGGCAGCAGCATCCTCACGCTGATGACCGACAGTCTGACGCTGGCGACCACAACGCCTTTCGCCCATGCCGCGCCACAACTGGGCTGGGCCGCCTTGTCGGCATTGCTGGCCATCTGCCTGCTGGTACTGGGTCCGGCTGCACTGGCGGGCGTGGCAACGGAATTCCTCCAGATCGGCGTCATCGTGACGACGCACAAGATGAAACCCTCGCTCGACAAGCTCAATCCGATGGACGGCCTCAAACGAATGTTCAGCCTCGACAATCTGGTCGAGCTGCTGAAAACCATCATCAAGGCGGTGTTGGTGATCGCGATCGCCATCTTCATCCTCTGGGCCTCGGCCGATGATTTCGCCAGCATTGTGCAGGCCGCCGCCTGGTCGCCCATGACCGGCAATGGCCCGCAGGTGGCGGGCGCCGTCCTGGGGCTGACCCGATCGCTGACGCTCCAGATGTTCGGATGGACCTGCGGCGTCTTCCTGCTGGTCGCGATCGCCGACCGGGCGTGGGTGCAGCATGGCTTCATCAAGAAGCTGCGCATGAGCCGCCGCGACATCAAACAGGAGCATAAGGATAATGAGGGCGACCCGATGATGCGGGCGCAGCGGCGGCAGATGCATGAGGAATGGGCGAACCAGAACGCGATCGGCGCGGCAGGCAAAGCCAATGTGCTGCTGGTCAATCCCACCCATCTGGCGATCGCGCTCGATTTCGATCCCGACGATTGCCCGGTGCCGATGGTCGCGGCCAAGGGCGAAGGGCCGCTCGCCGCCGCGATGCGCGCGGAGGCGGAACGCGAGGGCGTACCCATCGTCCGCAATATCGGTCTGGCGCGCAATTTGTGGGTCAATGGCGAGGTTAACGGGCCAATCCCGCGCGACATGTTCGACGCCATCGCTGAAATCATCCTGTGGGCACGCCGGTCGCGCGATGGTCTGGAACCTGCGCAGCGGGAGGATATGCCATGA
- the sctC gene encoding type III secretion system outer membrane ring subunit SctC, whose translation MSRLRCGSLCLALILSFGQAPAMAADPPFGDRKVTIAARDQPIADFLNQFFGASGLKVAIGGAVTGKVNGKFSGVPASIWSQVSSAFNLIAYYDGAVVTVQSANDVESRTVTVPSGRAGELASAVARAHLSDSNNRVRPTSAESLMATGVPRFLDQVQQLASALPTTPLREHPSVAAIAPGRAQAVPTYPGAIEPYELRVFYLRYARADDTTLSTGDRQVRVPGVGTTMARVMGDGAAIGTVGGNYGEQRVRQSRPRLGGRGLDSIGPDAARTGPMTAQEDEYLGLPPEGAVAQPAALPPQNGPRITVDPSLNAVVVRDRPENMTAYEGLVRALDIAPQIVELEATIIDINIDRLRELGINWRFQSGDFSALFGGDVVRRTGDPTTDILNTGSVNRGLSVSGIIGANNEFIARINALEEKGAARVISRPQLVTLSNVEAVFDRTRTFYVRVAGDRQVDLFNVTAGTVLRVNPHVLVDNGQPRIRMVVNVEDGAILQGNVDNIPIVERASVNTQALIAEGESLLLGGLTVNSDLDAENSVPLLGNIPVLGELFKTRSRQRTKTERLFLISPRITRLETTAAAMAPQASALATAPPVIPRLPTPHQAVQSLPMESKP comes from the coding sequence ATGAGTCGGTTGCGCTGCGGCAGCCTGTGCCTGGCCTTGATCCTCTCCTTTGGCCAAGCCCCGGCCATGGCGGCCGATCCGCCCTTTGGCGACAGGAAGGTGACGATCGCCGCCCGCGACCAGCCGATCGCCGATTTCCTCAACCAGTTCTTCGGCGCGAGCGGCCTCAAAGTGGCGATCGGCGGCGCGGTTACGGGCAAGGTCAACGGCAAATTTTCGGGCGTCCCCGCCAGTATCTGGTCGCAGGTGTCGAGCGCCTTCAACCTGATCGCTTATTATGATGGCGCGGTCGTCACTGTCCAAAGCGCGAACGATGTCGAGAGTCGCACCGTGACCGTGCCCTCCGGCCGCGCGGGTGAGTTGGCGAGTGCCGTCGCGCGGGCGCACCTGTCTGACAGCAACAACCGGGTACGGCCAACCTCAGCGGAAAGCCTGATGGCGACCGGGGTGCCCCGTTTTCTCGATCAGGTGCAGCAACTTGCTTCCGCCCTGCCCACGACCCCATTGCGCGAGCACCCATCGGTCGCGGCCATTGCACCCGGTCGGGCGCAGGCGGTTCCGACCTATCCGGGCGCGATCGAACCGTATGAACTGCGTGTCTTCTACCTGCGTTATGCGCGTGCCGACGACACCACGCTCTCGACCGGCGACCGGCAGGTACGGGTACCGGGCGTCGGCACGACGATGGCGCGCGTGATGGGCGACGGTGCGGCGATCGGCACGGTCGGCGGCAATTATGGGGAACAGCGCGTTCGCCAGTCCCGACCGCGCCTTGGCGGTCGGGGTCTCGACAGTATAGGCCCCGATGCCGCGCGCACCGGACCCATGACGGCGCAGGAAGACGAATATCTGGGCTTGCCGCCGGAGGGCGCGGTCGCACAACCAGCGGCCTTGCCCCCGCAAAATGGTCCGCGCATCACGGTCGACCCTTCGCTCAACGCCGTCGTCGTGCGCGACCGGCCGGAAAATATGACGGCTTATGAAGGATTGGTGCGGGCGCTGGATATCGCGCCGCAGATCGTAGAGCTGGAAGCAACGATCATCGACATCAATATCGACCGGCTGCGCGAACTGGGCATCAACTGGCGCTTCCAGAGCGGCGATTTCAGCGCCTTGTTCGGTGGCGACGTCGTCCGGCGGACGGGTGACCCCACGACCGACATACTCAACACGGGGTCGGTCAACCGGGGCCTGTCCGTATCGGGGATCATCGGCGCCAACAATGAGTTCATCGCGCGCATCAACGCATTGGAAGAAAAGGGCGCGGCGCGCGTGATCTCTCGCCCGCAACTCGTAACCCTGTCCAATGTCGAGGCGGTGTTCGACCGCACCCGCACCTTCTACGTCCGCGTCGCGGGCGACCGGCAGGTGGACCTGTTCAACGTCACGGCGGGCACGGTGCTGCGGGTTAACCCGCATGTGCTGGTCGATAATGGCCAGCCGCGCATCCGGATGGTCGTGAATGTTGAGGATGGCGCGATCCTCCAAGGCAATGTCGACAATATCCCGATCGTCGAGCGTGCCAGCGTCAACACTCAGGCGCTGATCGCCGAAGGCGAAAGCCTGTTACTGGGTGGGCTGACGGTCAATTCGGACCTCGACGCCGAAAATTCGGTTCCCCTGCTGGGTAATATCCCGGTGCTGGGCGAACTTTTCAAGACCCGCTCTCGCCAGCGGACCAAGACGGAGCGCCTGTTCCTTATTTCCCCCCGCATCACTCGGCTGGAAACCACGGCAGCGGCCATGGCCCCGCAGGCGAGTGCACTGGCGACGGCCCCGCCCGTCATTCCGCGCCTGCCCACCCCGCATCAGGCCGTCCAGTCCCTTCCCATGGAGAGCAAGCCATGA
- a CDS encoding flagellar biosynthesis protein FlhA → MAAANFFPRIPGGMARPADLMLVAGVVSVVALLILPLPALVIDMLVATNITIGLLLLLSTLHISKPLDLSTFPTVLLLSTLFRLSLSIATTRMILTTAQGGHIIEQFGQMVAGGNLIVGLVVFLIITIVQFVVISKGAERVAEVAARFSLDAMPGKQLSIDSDLRSGLIGKDEARERRKTLELESKLHGSLDGAMKFVKGDAIASIIIVLINLIGGLAVGVFSHGMDAGEAMTTFSILTIGDGLVTQIPALFSAMAAGLLVTRTTDESKDSSLGQAIGQQIMSKPPVLFAAATLCLMMALIPGFPAAVFVGIGMALGLSGIWQHPVSRAWVLGKAARYDRREKPLPEALKATPAELQPVRPLLLEIGAPSLDAARAARLQALLVATLERMQARLGLPMPAADMTTTLLPVNETARWALYAFEAPIGSGVLDDGALEEEIGAAVEAVLRRHIAQFLGLQETTIILNRVGADYPDLVKEVVRAVSTPKIAEILRLLAEEEVPLRNMRDVFEAIAEAGQSERNAMPIADLTRISLRRYIAAPHAVDGRFRVMVVGGRLERFFRDNVQPVEGVARLAMKPEHARIMIAMIRSEMAKCGAVAILTAFDLRRPLRRLIGGDLFELPVLAFNELSPALPLDVVGTLDRTPEALEDERPAEAAA, encoded by the coding sequence ATGGCCGCTGCAAATTTCTTTCCACGGATTCCAGGCGGCATGGCGCGCCCCGCCGACCTGATGCTGGTCGCCGGCGTCGTATCGGTTGTCGCTCTGCTGATCCTGCCGCTGCCCGCTCTGGTCATCGACATGCTGGTCGCGACCAACATCACCATCGGCCTGCTGCTGCTGCTCTCGACGCTGCATATCTCCAAGCCACTCGACCTGTCGACCTTTCCCACGGTGCTGCTGCTCAGCACGCTGTTCCGCCTGTCGCTGTCGATCGCCACCACGCGCATGATCCTGACCACGGCGCAGGGCGGGCATATCATCGAACAGTTCGGGCAGATGGTCGCGGGCGGCAATCTGATCGTCGGTCTGGTCGTCTTCCTCATTATCACCATCGTCCAGTTCGTCGTCATTTCGAAAGGCGCGGAACGCGTGGCCGAGGTCGCGGCGCGCTTCAGCCTCGACGCGATGCCCGGCAAGCAATTGTCGATCGACAGCGACCTGCGTTCGGGCCTGATCGGCAAGGATGAGGCACGCGAGCGGCGCAAGACGCTGGAGCTGGAAAGCAAGCTGCACGGCAGTCTCGATGGCGCGATGAAGTTCGTAAAGGGCGACGCCATCGCCTCTATCATCATCGTCCTCATCAACCTGATCGGCGGCCTTGCCGTCGGGGTTTTCTCGCACGGCATGGATGCGGGCGAGGCCATGACCACTTTTTCGATCCTGACGATCGGCGACGGTCTGGTGACGCAGATCCCGGCCTTGTTCAGCGCGATGGCCGCGGGCCTGCTGGTGACGCGTACCACGGACGAAAGCAAGGATTCGAGCCTGGGCCAGGCCATCGGCCAGCAGATCATGAGCAAGCCGCCGGTGTTGTTCGCCGCCGCCACGCTCTGCCTGATGATGGCGCTGATCCCCGGCTTTCCGGCCGCTGTCTTCGTCGGCATCGGCATGGCGCTGGGGCTGTCGGGCATCTGGCAGCATCCGGTGTCGCGCGCCTGGGTTCTGGGCAAGGCGGCCCGCTACGACCGGCGCGAAAAGCCGCTGCCCGAAGCGCTCAAGGCGACGCCTGCGGAATTGCAGCCAGTCCGTCCCCTTCTGTTGGAGATCGGCGCGCCGTCGCTGGATGCGGCGCGGGCGGCCCGTTTGCAGGCGCTGCTGGTCGCCACGCTGGAGCGCATGCAGGCGCGGCTCGGCCTGCCGATGCCCGCCGCCGATATGACGACGACGCTGCTGCCAGTAAATGAGACAGCGCGCTGGGCGCTCTACGCCTTCGAAGCGCCCATTGGATCGGGCGTGCTGGACGACGGGGCGCTGGAGGAGGAAATCGGTGCCGCCGTCGAAGCCGTGCTGCGCCGCCATATCGCACAGTTCCTGGGCTTGCAGGAAACCACGATCATCCTGAACCGCGTCGGCGCGGACTATCCTGATCTCGTCAAGGAAGTTGTGCGCGCCGTCTCCACCCCGAAAATCGCCGAAATCTTGCGGTTGCTCGCTGAAGAGGAAGTCCCTTTGCGGAATATGCGCGACGTGTTCGAAGCCATTGCCGAAGCCGGTCAGTCGGAGCGTAACGCGATGCCGATTGCCGACCTGACCCGCATTTCACTGCGGCGCTATATCGCCGCACCCCATGCTGTCGATGGCCGCTTTCGGGTGATGGTGGTCGGCGGGCGTCTGGAGCGTTTCTTCCGCGATAATGTCCAGCCGGTGGAGGGTGTTGCCCGTCTGGCGATGAAGCCCGAACATGCCCGCATCATGATTGCCATGATCCGCAGCGAAATGGCCAAGTGCGGCGCGGTCGCGATCCTGACCGCCTTCGACCTGCGCCGTCCGCTGCGGCGGCTGATCGGCGGCGACCTGTTCGAACTGCCGGTACTGGCGTTCAACGAACTTTCGCCCGCCCTGCCGCTTGATGTCGTCGGCACGCTCGATCGCACGCCCGAAGCGCTTGAAGACGAACGTCCGGCGGAGGCCGCCGCATGA
- the sctJ gene encoding type III secretion system inner membrane ring lipoprotein SctJ has product MARLNARLGATPLVLIAALMLSACGTQEIYGQLKEAQANDMIAVLRDAHIDAGKSAGKDGLWSVNVDTDHFSQAIQLLRAKGLPRDDFATLGQVFEKKGFVSSPIEERARLIYGLSQELGHTVSEIDGVVQARVHLAMPQDDPLSEKVKPASAAVFIKYQPGYDLRSQTGAIKALVTNSIEGLTYDKVSVVMFPSQAVAPRQDMALAQFDSPVTRIALAVVGLGGLVALFWRRRRPARKVVPVTRDTVPGDTEPAV; this is encoded by the coding sequence ATGGCCAGATTAAATGCGCGCCTCGGCGCGACGCCGCTCGTTCTAATCGCCGCGCTGATGCTCAGTGCGTGCGGCACTCAGGAGATATATGGCCAGCTCAAGGAGGCGCAGGCCAACGACATGATCGCCGTGCTGCGCGATGCGCATATCGACGCGGGCAAGTCCGCTGGCAAGGACGGGTTGTGGAGCGTCAACGTCGATACGGACCATTTTTCGCAGGCGATCCAGTTGTTGCGTGCCAAGGGCCTGCCGCGCGACGATTTCGCAACCTTGGGGCAGGTGTTCGAAAAGAAGGGCTTCGTTTCGTCTCCCATCGAGGAGCGGGCGCGGCTGATCTACGGCCTTAGTCAGGAACTGGGCCATACGGTGAGCGAGATTGACGGCGTGGTGCAGGCGCGCGTCCATCTTGCCATGCCGCAGGATGATCCGCTGTCGGAGAAGGTGAAGCCCGCCTCCGCTGCGGTCTTCATCAAATATCAGCCCGGCTACGACCTGCGCAGCCAGACTGGCGCGATCAAGGCGCTGGTCACCAACAGCATAGAGGGGCTTACCTACGACAAGGTGTCGGTGGTGATGTTCCCCAGCCAGGCGGTGGCGCCGCGACAGGACATGGCGCTGGCGCAATTTGATTCGCCTGTGACTCGAATTGCGTTGGCCGTGGTCGGGCTGGGCGGGCTAGTCGCGCTGTTCTGGCGGCGGCGGCGTCCAGCGCGCAAGGTCGTGCCGGTAACGCGCGATACAGTGCCGGGCGATACCGAGCCGGCGGTATGA
- a CDS encoding lytic transglycosylase domain-containing protein, whose amino-acid sequence MPNIRKIIVANSMALLCSAVANPALAESGLGWSAIDFSACPLTHPLRVADSASASHYSALQGCAARIVAAPRATLTTPPDVARIIGVKAPEDKSRKGGKRKVAEPAAAAPAGTRAIAYMPGSSATVYDPHILAAAQAYRIDPLFLHAIIGTESTYKPVALSHAGARGLMQIMPDTGSRFGVAAETLYDPATNIDTGARLLKTLQARYGRDFNLILAAYNAGEGAVARYGNRIPPYRETQDYVVKVMGRYAALRGAGGI is encoded by the coding sequence ATGCCGAATATTAGGAAAATAATAGTTGCCAATAGTATGGCGCTATTATGCTCTGCTGTGGCAAATCCGGCGCTGGCCGAATCAGGGCTTGGTTGGTCGGCGATCGACTTCAGCGCCTGTCCGCTCACCCACCCGCTGCGCGTCGCGGATTCGGCGAGCGCCTCGCACTATAGCGCGTTGCAGGGCTGTGCGGCCCGCATCGTCGCGGCGCCTCGCGCTACCCTGACCACGCCCCCGGATGTCGCGCGGATCATTGGTGTGAAGGCGCCGGAGGATAAGAGTCGCAAGGGCGGCAAGCGGAAGGTGGCCGAACCCGCGGCCGCCGCTCCCGCCGGCACTCGTGCCATCGCCTATATGCCTGGGTCATCCGCCACTGTTTATGATCCCCATATCCTGGCGGCTGCCCAGGCCTATCGCATCGACCCTCTGTTCCTGCACGCAATCATCGGCACGGAGTCCACCTACAAACCGGTGGCGTTGTCGCACGCCGGAGCGCGGGGCCTGATGCAGATCATGCCTGACACCGGATCGCGCTTTGGCGTGGCGGCTGAGACGCTCTATGACCCGGCGACCAATATCGATACCGGCGCGCGCCTGCTCAAGACGTTGCAGGCACGTTATGGCAGGGATTTCAACCTGATCCTGGCCGCTTATAATGCCGGGGAAGGGGCGGTGGCACGCTATGGCAACCGCATTCCGCCTTATCGCGAAACCCAGGACTATGTCGTCAAGGTGATGGGCCGCTATGCGGCGCTGCGCGGCGCCGGCGGGATCTGA
- the fliO gene encoding flagellar biosynthetic protein FliO — protein MNIGAFLASLFAIIVALGVVLGLAWLSLRLFRQWQDRTQGGEEGERPIRFLRALAVGQRERVTLIEVRGEVMLVGVTSGGISLLARWPQGDTPPPGSLHS, from the coding sequence ATGAATATCGGCGCGTTCCTGGCCAGCCTGTTCGCGATCATCGTGGCGCTGGGCGTGGTGCTGGGCCTTGCCTGGCTGTCGCTGCGCCTCTTCCGGCAATGGCAGGACCGCACGCAGGGCGGCGAAGAGGGCGAGCGCCCTATCCGCTTCCTGCGCGCGCTGGCGGTCGGCCAGCGCGAGCGCGTCACCCTGATCGAAGTGCGGGGCGAGGTCATGCTGGTGGGCGTGACCAGCGGCGGCATCAGCCTGCTCGCCCGCTGGCCGCAGGGCGACACACCTCCGCCGGGGAGCCTGCATTCATGA
- a CDS encoding FliH/SctL family protein: MAYQLIHSDSHTLLASDSPLIRADERSRVEDAIALLKDIRGMRDGQSAAVAQAQADARILGWKEGEAAGRAAFADAVAELVQRASDWRSEQQAQIADLALAALRQIVGAIEPADLMVGIARRAVEAAGGQGPMVVELAPTMEDAVRTRLAAQPVPAEVDIRGDPALAEDQCRISGPDGRIIADLGVQLAALEQRWEVTDAG, encoded by the coding sequence ATGGCCTATCAGCTAATCCATAGCGACAGCCACACGCTGCTCGCAAGCGATAGCCCTCTGATCCGCGCTGACGAGCGGTCGCGGGTCGAGGATGCGATCGCCCTCCTGAAGGACATCAGGGGGATGCGCGATGGGCAGTCCGCTGCCGTGGCACAGGCTCAGGCGGATGCGCGCATCCTTGGCTGGAAAGAAGGCGAAGCGGCCGGGCGAGCCGCCTTTGCAGACGCGGTGGCCGAACTCGTGCAGCGGGCCAGCGACTGGCGCAGCGAACAGCAGGCACAGATTGCTGACCTCGCCCTTGCCGCGCTGCGCCAGATCGTCGGCGCGATCGAGCCTGCCGATCTGATGGTGGGCATCGCGCGTCGCGCGGTGGAGGCAGCGGGCGGGCAGGGGCCGATGGTCGTCGAACTGGCCCCGACGATGGAAGACGCCGTGCGAACCCGGCTCGCTGCACAGCCCGTTCCGGCGGAAGTCGACATACGCGGCGACCCGGCGCTGGCCGAGGATCAGTGCCGCATCAGCGGCCCTGACGGCCGCATCATCGCCGATCTGGGCGTGCAACTCGCCGCGCTCGAACAACGATGGGAGGTGACCGATGCCGGTTGA